The Carcharodon carcharias isolate sCarCar2 chromosome 34, sCarCar2.pri, whole genome shotgun sequence genome includes the window CTCCCCtgaccctcctcacctctgtagATATAAAAGCTCCACCAAGAGCCTCAAAACCCACTGCCAATCAGCTCTCTGCACCTCCCAGCCCTAACTCTCCATTACATTCTCGATTTATCTCCAGATCCTGACTGCGTAATCTTTACCTCGCGTTGATAAACCTGGCCTGTTCCCCAGGGACCGGGAAAGCTACTTTGTTAGTTGTAAAGCACTTTCCtatgtcctgaggtggtgaaaggagcATAGTTCTCCAAGATCATCATCATCCAACACCATTTATAGAGTTCCAACCTGTTGAGGAATGGAGGAGAGTGCCTGGGACGAGAGAGGAATCGCAGTAGTTATGGTGATGGAGGAGACATGGTGATCCATTCTTGATCAATGGAGATCATGATCATAAATAGATCAATTCCTAATCTAATTCCTTTCTCCTGTCAACATGAATTCTACTGATCAATGTGACAAATAGAATAAGATCATAACTTGAGAACACTGACTAATTAGGGTAGTGAAAAGCTATTAAAAAGTGAAACTATTTCTTTCTTGTCTCCCCTTTAGTGCCCCCCTGCTATGGTTGAGGTGCAGTATGGGCAGGAGGTCGTTAGTGTGGAGTGTAAACTTTGGCAGGGAACTGTTGGGAAAATGGCctgattttgtattttttttatattcattcatgagatttcaatgtcgctggctgggccagcatttgttgcccattcctaattgcccttgagaaggtggtggtgagctgccttcttgaaccactgcagtccctgtggtgtaggtgctgttagggagggagttgcaggattttgacccagcgacagtgaaggaacggtgatatatttccaagtcaggatggtgagtgacttggaggggaacttccaggtggtggtgttcccatctatctgctgcccttgtccttctagatggtagaggttgtgggtttgggaaggtgctgtcgaagaagccttggtgaattactgcagtttatcttgtagatggtgcacacactgctgctactgtttctctGCTGTAGTTAACAATATATTTGTTCTCATTAAAGAAATTGTTAATGTTCCTTTAGGAGCCACGAGACTGACCAGCTCCTCACCAGCTTCCCATCTCCAGCGCGCTTTCCCGCCCGGAGTCACACTGCCTCCCTCCGTTTGCCAGCAGAGCAGCCGCACCATGGCCACCCTCCACCAGATGCACAAGATGGGCAAGCCTAAGCGCCCGCCCCCCAAGGTGGGCCCCACCTTCAGCCGGCCCCAGTTGAAAGGGGTGGTGCTGAAGACCATGATCCGCAAACCCAAGAAGCCCAACTCGGCCAACCGCAAGTGTGCCCGTGTCCGGCTGAGCAACGGCAAGGAGGTGATCGTCTTCATCCCCGGAGAGGGCCACAATCTCCAGGAGCACAACATCGTGCTGGTGGAGGGGGGCCGAACGCAGGACCTCCCGGGTGTCAAGCTAAAAGTCGTGCGCGGGAAGTACGACTGTGCTCACGTTCAAAAGAAAAAGTAAAGGCCGCGTGTTATTAAACCATTACCCGGGACTGAGCCTCAGTAATTAAAGCTGTTTGCATCCACGCCTGCCTGGCAGGATTGCTTTTGTTCACAATTGCTCCTGCTCCGCTCACCCAGACCAGAGCAGCAGGTTCCGCAGACCCACCCAGAGTTCCTGCCTGACAGCCTCCCACGACTGAGAGgcctggggggagggtggggggaggaagattTCTGTGGCGTTCTCCTGCAGAAGAAGCGGGAAAGTTCTCGGAAAATGGAATGGTCTGTTTTCCAGCCACTGCCCCTGCTCTGCAGATACTGAGAGACAGTCTGTGGACTGATGGGGACTGTCAGGTGTGGATCACCAGCCTGTTAATAAAATGGTAACACACACTGTAATAGTGCACACCAGTGGGAGTGTAACACTTTCGCTCTGTTCATCCGACTGTGAAACACCCAAAACTACAGGTCTATCCCtctttaacactggggtacggtattggtggggacaggtctgtcactgtataacagtcgctgggtcaaattcctggaactcactccctaacagcactgtgggtgtacctacaccacagggactgcagcggtttaaggcagctcaccaccaccttctcaagggcatttagggatgggcaataaatgctggcccagccagcgatgcccacatgccgTGAGTTAATAAAAAAGAATGGAGTACAGAGCAGGTGACACCATATAATACAGGCACAGTactgtgggtacaggtctgtcgctgtataacacgggtacagtaccgtgggtacgggtctgtcactgtataacactggggtacagtactgatgggtacaggtctgtcactgtataacactggggtacagtactgatgggtacaggtctcactgtataacactggggtacagtactgatgggtacaggtctgtcactgtataacacgggtacagtactggtgggggcaggtctgtcactgtataacacgggtacagtactggtggggatgggtctgtcactgtataacacgggtacagtactggtgggggcaggtctgtcactgtataacatgggtacagtactgatgggtacaggtctgtcactgtataacactggggtttagTACtgatgggtacaggtctgtcactgtataacatgggtacagtactgatgggtacaggtctgtcactgtataacactggggtttagTACtgatgggtacaggtctgtcactgtataacacgggtacagtactggtgggtacaggtctcactgtataacactggggtacagtactgatgggtacaggtctgtcactgtataacacgggtacagtactggtgggggcaggtctgtcactgtataacacgggtacagtactggtggggatgggtctgtcactgtataacacgggtacagtactggtgggggcaggtctgtcactgtataacatgggtacagtactgatgggtacaggtctgtcactgtataacactggggtttagTACtgatgggtacaggtctgtcactgtataacacgggtacagtactaatgggtacaggtctgtcactgtataacatgggtacagtactgatggtacaggtctgtcactgtataacactggggtttagTGCAGCTGacgacgggtctgtcactgtataacacaggtacagtactGATAGTTACAGGTCTGTCAGTgaataacacgggtacagtattggtggggacgggtctcactataacactggggtacagcactgatggtacaggtctgtcactatataacactgaggtacagtactgatggtacaggtctgtcactgtaaagggTTTAGTACtgatgggtacaggtctgtcactatataatattggggaacagtactggtggggacaggtctgtcactgtataacgggTTCGGTACTGGTGGGTAcaagtctatcactgtataacactggggtttagTACTGATGGGTAcaagtctatcactgtataacacgggtacagtactgatgggtacaggtctgtcactgtataacactggggtttagTCCTGATGGGTAcaagtctatcactgtataacacaggtacagtactgatgggtacaggtctgtcactgtataacgggttcagtgctggtgggtacaggtccatcactataacactggggtttagTACTGATGGGTAcaagtctatcactgtataacacgggtacagtactgatgggtacaggtctgtcactgtataacactgaggtttAGTACTGATGGGTAcaagtctatcactgtataacatgggtacagtactaatgggtacaggtctgtcactgtataacacaggttcAGTGCAGGTGGGTACAGGTCTATCACTGCTGAAGATGGGATCTTCCTGTAGGAAGCAGTCGCACAGGGTGGTGACTGGTGTAGACCATCACATGATCTCAAACTAagataatagcaaaatactgcagatgctgtaagtctgaaataaaaacaaaatgctggaaaaactcagcaggtctttagGCAtctggagaaaaagacagagttaacatttcgagtctgtatactGTCACTTGTTCATGGTCTTTCCAGAGTGCTTGCTTCTGtcctattaccacattctgctttccatccttaatgccaccatcagcacctcctttagccagtaccactaccattaacacccctttgtccttttatccatgatatttttgtcaatctctcctttgcctccaccaatTGCTGGCCTTCTACCCCTAAACAGTGTACATTTCATCAcacttttataaaagcaaaaaactgcgaatgctggaaatcaaaaacaaaaacacctggaaaaactcagcaggtctggcagcatctgttgaagggatacagttaacgtttcgagtcgaaACATTTACCGTGCTCccttccaccgatgctgccagacctgctgagtttttccaggtacttttgtttttgtcatcacacttttacttctctttagctctgaaaaagagtcatacggactcgaaacattaactctgtctttctctccagagatgctgttagacctgctgagtttttccagcattttctgtttttgtttcatgatcTCAAACGTTCAGAGATGCTACGAGAGGAGTTAGATGACAAGTAGGACCTGAGGGAAGAACTTTGAACATGAGCCCAAACTACACCAATAATTTCACTGTTTCGGAGACTATCCTGTGTCAAAAGattgagttcaagtcccattccagagacttgtgcACAAAGTCCagtctgacactcccagtgcagtattgagggagtgctgcactgtcagagaagccAATCTTTGAATGAAATGTaaaactgaagccccatctgcTTATTGAGCTAGATTTAAGAGATCCCCTATTGGAAGAAAGGTTGGGAGATCTCCatgtatcctggccaacattccttctTCTCCCTCCATCCCGCACCATTCTCAAAAACAGCCCGGAATTAACGAATACAAAGAGCCAGGTTAATCACAACAGATCAGTTAATTTTTCCAATCCAACACATTCCAGCAGGATTTATATAGGAGAGAAACAGGTGTGTATCTGACCTGGTTGTGTTTGGAATCACCTCACGATTGTCGCAAAACAAACTCCTTCTCCCACCAGAGAAAGGAAGGTTCACGGCTGTTCCCAGTTGTTCGTGTTGCATTCCTTGTGTCCTCCCCTCGGGAAGGTACCGCCTTTCACCCGCAGCCAGTTCTGTGGAATCTTACCAATTCCATCCTAGAGCCCATTTACAGCCTTGATGGTGAAGGGGACCCTGATCCAATCCTGTCACAAATTCCACACTTTTCAGTAAATAGGAGCGTGAATCCTGAATGAATTGTTTGTCCCTCCCTATAATCAGCAGTGACAGAGGACTAGGCCTGTGATGGTTGAGATGCTGTGTGTTTCCCACAAAAGCCATTCCCTGGGACAACCAGTTTTGCAATTGCTACAATTATTCGAACAGTTTCTTTAAACAGAAATGAACGAATGTTTTAAGGTGAAAGATCTGACTGGGAGGCAGTCCATTTATACATCGATAGTCTGAAAGGGCAAACACATAGCCAGCTGTATACCTTACAACCAACTTCAGACCAGAAAACTGGCcttttgaaaacattttttcaAAGCCTTCCCATCGCAATCAGATCAAGTGATGGGGATTACAACCGGCCTTGGGTCTCTCTGGGTAGGGAACAAACAGGAGCAAGGATTCCCACTCccgataaaggcaaaatactctggatgggggaaatctgaaacgaaagcaaaaaatgctggaaatactgacttgaaatgttaactctgtctttctctccacagatgctgtcagacctgctgagtttttccagggaactctgtttttgttgtgtattTGTTCACCTTGCTGTGACTAATCTTGGTTTTGTTTTCCCCTTATTTGCTTCTCCAAATGTGTATCTCCAGCTTCAATCAGTTTCCTGGCAATAGAGACTGATTTTTACCCATGTACTTTGAGAGTGAAACTGCTCTATAACCTGCACTGGTTACCGACAGATCTCCCGTGGCTTTGCCTGGGCATAGTCTCAGGTTGTGGTATTAAGCCGTTGACCTAGCAAcaagttgtatttatatagtgcctttaacatagtaagatgtcccaatgcacttcagaggagtgttatcaaacaaaaacaAAGCTCTGAATGGATAATCTAGACCCACGTAGCTATTTAACCCACTGAGGTCAGTCAGAGCGCAATTGTAATTATTTTGTGAATTTCAGGGTACAGGTCAGCGACTGGGCTTTCGCTAGCTTTTATTTTGAAAGACTGTCTCACATCAAAGTGTGAGTATGTTGGACACACACCAGGTACAAAAGattctggggcagaatttccaCAGGGGATTCCCCAATCTCTGACCATGGTGACAGAGGGAACCCAAGAAGAAAGAAAAAATGAACAATCTTCCTCCAAAAAGTTgctgcgggagagggagagaatgtgtgtgaaaatCCCAGGCCTTTGTGTGTGCGCTTACAATAGAGGGGTCTCGTTCTTGCTAGGAACTATGGATGAACTCTACCTCCATTACGATGATGTTTGACCATCGCCCTAAGCTTACTGGACCATCAAAGAATATTGAGCCACGTGAAAAGTGTCCTGCCTATTGAGCTGAGGGACAACTGTAAAGATTAGTTTGAGCTTTTAATTTATCAAGGCATCAATCCTGAAAGTACTTTGCATCATTTTAACTCCCCCTGCAACCAGTTCTCAGACTCTGGAAGACTTTTGTATCCAAGGATTACACAGGTGAAAAATGTGGCTGTAAACAAAACTGAGGTAACTGGCAGCTCGTGAATTGTAACCTCACCAACCCGTCCGGTTATCCAGTGATTTTACTGTAAAGATTTGCGAGCTTGTGCCCATGTAGGATTTATGCAGGGATCTGTAAGCTTCTGGAGCCACACCCTAAGTGACCCTTGTAGCAGCCTTGTCAGCGTATGGCCACAAACTGTTAGAACACAGGGGCCAGTACAGTGAAGGCCAATCCTGTCCCTCACCCACTTTGCCGCAGGGTGGGTCACTGGATAACAATGGAGATCAGGAACTTTTCTGTCCCCTTCCTTAGCCCAGAGATGCTGAGAACTAGTGCAGTGAAGCCCAAATTCTGACCTGAATGAGATAATCAAACTCAGGCCAGACCAGGAACTGGGTCTTTCTGCTCTGAGTACATCCCAGGAGTGAAACATGCGGTGGATTTATCTGCTGGCTCGCCGGGAGTTACTCAAGGAGATTACGGCCTTAAGAATCACTCTTCAGGATTTAATGACATACATCACAACAATCATGTGCTAGATTAAGATTGTGTTTTGTTCAATAGCATCATCAATAATTCAGTGCATTAACAGTCCATACACTTTGTGCCATAGGGGATATGGCCAACAGATAAGAGATGGAATCTCTGGAAATGATATCTTGTTAATTACCCGCAATTAACGTGGTCCATATTTACACCAAGTCAGTGTAACAACTAAACCTTTAACAAAGCAGCACTCAGTAGTGGTCCCAATGATGATTTACGTCTTCAGTCTTTTTGTGCACCTTGCCTTTTCAAAGTTACAAACTAGAAAATTTGGGGCGGGGGGAtggagggtggtggggcaggGTGAGATGCAGTAAATAAAGATGATACATGGCACACCTGGGCTTTCACCTCTGATAACCATGTTTTAATCCATCCTGGATAAAGGATGGAAAGTCTCCTTTACTCACGAGCTGTGGGAGTCCGATGTGAAATCAGTTGGTCAGTCTCAGCTGGGGCACTGATCGGCATCAAGGGTGGAAATCGCATGTAGGATGGCTGGTGTAAGAAGTAATGGATAAAACATCCCATTAGTGCAGTAGGACCGACTCCTGTGAGGTTTTGGGAGGGGCGATAGGGTGGCGAGGCAGGTtattgggacagtgcagagggagctttacattgCACATATCTGTGCTTTATGCTGCAATACTTTGGTGCTCTGGTGAACATAAAATTAGCACAAAAAACCCCCAAGAAAATACTGTTGGGTTAAGGTCATGGATTTTGCAGTCTTCAAATAAATAGTAAACAATAAGAATGTCGTTATTTAAAGTTAATCCTCTATCTCAGGTTGAGGAGGTCAGTTTTACAGCGAGTTTCTGTTGGTTTCACCTGGTATCGAGACGCCGCACTCGGACCTTCTGCTTGTAATGATATTCCTTCAGGTATTCCTTCAGGGTGTTGGGAATCGGAAGGAGGTCGATCCCGTCGTAAGTGGAGCAGCTGGAGATGGCAGCTCGGCAGATGTGCTGGAGGCTGAACGGGAAGGTCCTGTTGATGGGACTGGAGAGGAGTGGTTCAAAGAACATACAGGAGTTGGGATCCTTGTAGTGCTCCAGGAGGCCGGTGACAGTGGGAGCATGGAAGACACTGGGGTCGTGAACATCAAAGCTGAAATTGTGGTTCCACTGTTCGATGCGTGCGTGCAGGGAGCGACTGTACCTGCGGAAGCTGACTGAGAACAGGTAGTCCTCCTGTGCTGAGTCCCGCAGCAGGAAGGCTCCCTCTGGCTTGCCCTCCAACAGGGCCTCAGCCTGGTATCGGTCCATGACCCCCCAGTAGCAAGGAAAAGTGGTCAACTCCAGGAGGTCGGGAACCAGGCAGTGGATGTAGTCAATCTGCGTGTGGGCACGATAGCCGTCTTTGATCTCCACCTGCTCTGGGGGCAGTTGGGGAGGTGACACCTCTtcaacacacacgctctcctgtACCTGGAGTGTGGCCCGGTCATCTCCAGCCAGCTCATTCATTCCTGGCGCCAGTTTGGGCCCCAGTTTGTACAAAGGGTTAATCTGCGCTGTCACCTCAAAGGTATGGATTTGTGCGTGGGGGGGAGGCTCAACCCCTTGCTCAATGCTGATCCGCCGTCTCTCCCGCAGACGGTCATCTTCATCCTCCACAGGGGTCCCGCCAGAGGATGCAGTATCCAGCATCGGCGAGCTCTGCGACACGGGGGCTGTGTGCTGCTTGATCAGGTACCATTTCTGTGCTAAATCTGTGCCAGCAGGGAAGGGACATTTATCAAGCATCAGTTCACTAATGTGGATCTTCCTCTTGGAGGAGGATAAGATGGCAGAATGTAGGCTGTGGGATTTAATGGGGAAGCACTGACCCACAACATCCTGAATCCGCTGCCTCAGGGATCTGCTGTGCAGTTTGCAAGTCCCAAAGTCATGGGAATCCTTCTCCCGAGTCAGATCCGGGTTCTGTTTCCCTGATTTCCCACCCGAAGGATTCCCGACATTTCCCTCCTTTTGTCCCATTCCAGAGGCACCGGCAGAGAGTTCGGATTTGTGAGAATTTCTGTTCCTCCTCTTGCTGCGACTTTCCCTCTGATCTTCTGGCTCTCCTTGTCTGACCTTTGGCCTCACAGCCCGCTTATCCTTCTCCGGCCTCTCGTTCTCTCGCGGCTCTGACATGTTTTCCAGGGTTGAGAGCGGGAACCAGCGGTTCCTCGGATGCAGTGCTGATGGCGAATTTCAGCTTTAAGACAAGCTCCTGCCGAGAGACCGACGGCTGAGTGAATCCATTAACAGGCAGTACCTAGAAACACGCCGGAAAGGTGGGCCAGCCATCCCATTCCGTCCAGCCCGCCCTCCATCCTGCCACGTTCGGAATTCCCCGCTGCTCAATTCGATTCACACCCGGACACCGGGAGCCTCCCAGAAACTCCATGGAGAAACTCGCTCACTGCAAAGAGAGACGAAAGAACAGGGGATGACTGAGCAAAATCACCCCAACACACGGAGGCCGATCggaccacccacccacctcctgaaGGTGGAACGGCTGGGTCACTGGGGGCGGCTGTGGGAGATACAGGGAGGCTATCGCCCCCATATTTCACCCCTTTGTGGGGCAACAAGAAACGAAAGGGGGAGCAGGGACGCCGACTGATGAAATCTCAccgcttggtgggggggggggggggggtggggttagcgGGAGGAGACAGTGAGGGTCCCAGCTTCCTCCTTGTGAGTGGGGGCAACTAACAGCGCAGGCCTGGGACCACCCTGCCTTGCTCTGCCCTGCCTGGGCTTCTGGAACTGGGAGTTAATCCAGCTGAGGAATCCCCTTGCTGCACATTTAACCAGGCCTGATACAAAATACCCTCCCTCTGGGTAAGAATACCGTCAACTAACCGGGTGTATTTACTTAGTAACAAACctgaagccccccacccccccccccagtaaaTACCCAGCCAGTACCTGGTACATCCCCAGTTAATCGCTAATACCCAGTAAACCGGTATCCAGGGCTATATCAGGAAAGGAGGCTAATTCTGAGGGTGTAGGAGGGCTAATTACCTGGGGATAGAAGTAATAACCAGGGGAACG containing:
- the mrps12 gene encoding 28S ribosomal protein S12, mitochondrial-like, whose translation is MLSIGVMRTWMSSVTLGATRLTSSSPASHLQRAFPPGVTLPPSVCQQSSRTMATLHQMHKMGKPKRPPPKVGPTFSRPQLKGVVLKTMIRKPKKPNSANRKCARVRLSNGKEVIVFIPGEGHNLQEHNIVLVEGGRTQDLPGVKLKVVRGKYDCAHVQKKK
- the socs9 gene encoding suppressor of cytokine signaling 9 — its product is MSEPRENERPEKDKRAVRPKVRQGEPEDQRESRSKRRNRNSHKSELSAGASGMGQKEGNVGNPSGGKSGKQNPDLTREKDSHDFGTCKLHSRSLRQRIQDVVGQCFPIKSHSLHSAILSSSKRKIHISELMLDKCPFPAGTDLAQKWYLIKQHTAPVSQSSPMLDTASSGGTPVEDEDDRLRERRRISIEQGVEPPPHAQIHTFEVTAQINPLYKLGPKLAPGMNELAGDDRATLQVQESVCVEEVSPPQLPPEQVEIKDGYRAHTQIDYIHCLVPDLLELTTFPCYWGVMDRYQAEALLEGKPEGAFLLRDSAQEDYLFSVSFRRYSRSLHARIEQWNHNFSFDVHDPSVFHAPTVTGLLEHYKDPNSCMFFEPLLSSPINRTFPFSLQHICRAAISSCSTYDGIDLLPIPNTLKEYLKEYHYKQKVRVRRLDTR